One Nitrospira sp. SG-bin1 genomic region harbors:
- a CDS encoding ABC transporter permease has translation MTLPYEIFVGLRYLRAKRRNRTISLNTFVSVAGITLGVAALIGTVGIMTGFREDIQSKILGTTAHIIVQERMKEHMTDYDRLTDKIQTVPDVVAATPFVFRQVLLTTQSGVQGIILRGIDPKREAKVTELAKNITVGHLIDLLTPVKVMQAPADDPQGALHAVEKPGIILGKELALRLGVFVGDTVNVVSPVGPISAMGMVPKIRTFAVVALFHSGMFEYDSSFAYIELGEAQKFFNLGTSVTGIEVKVTDVFRAGEIAHTIEQELGFSHGARDWMQMNRNLFSALKLEKTMMFLLLVLITIVASFNIVSTLTMIVTEKQKEIAILKAMGASKRSIRRIFMLNGLIIGFVGTGIGIPLGYAFLWLIQTFWTFDPSVYYISTIPVHVLAEDVLLVAGSAILISFLATVYPANQAAKLEPVAALRYE, from the coding sequence GTGACCCTCCCCTACGAAATTTTCGTCGGGCTCCGCTACCTGCGCGCCAAACGCCGCAATCGGACGATTTCGCTCAACACGTTCGTGTCCGTGGCCGGCATCACGCTCGGCGTCGCGGCACTGATCGGCACCGTCGGCATCATGACCGGATTCCGGGAAGACATTCAGAGCAAGATCCTGGGCACCACAGCCCATATCATCGTCCAAGAGCGGATGAAGGAACACATGACCGACTATGACCGTCTGACCGACAAGATCCAGACGGTACCCGACGTCGTCGCCGCCACGCCGTTTGTCTTCCGCCAGGTGTTGCTCACCACGCAAAGCGGGGTACAAGGCATCATCCTGCGCGGGATCGATCCGAAACGGGAAGCCAAGGTGACCGAACTCGCCAAAAACATCACGGTCGGACACCTGATCGACCTGCTCACACCGGTGAAAGTGATGCAGGCACCGGCCGACGATCCCCAAGGCGCGCTCCACGCGGTTGAAAAACCGGGGATCATCCTCGGCAAAGAACTGGCGCTCAGACTGGGGGTGTTTGTCGGCGACACGGTCAACGTGGTCTCCCCCGTCGGACCGATCAGCGCGATGGGGATGGTGCCCAAGATCCGCACGTTCGCCGTGGTCGCTCTGTTCCATTCAGGCATGTTCGAATACGATTCCTCGTTCGCCTACATCGAACTCGGCGAGGCGCAGAAGTTTTTCAACCTGGGCACCAGCGTGACCGGAATCGAAGTCAAGGTCACGGACGTGTTCCGTGCGGGAGAGATCGCCCACACGATCGAGCAGGAATTGGGATTCAGCCACGGCGCCAGGGATTGGATGCAAATGAACCGCAACCTCTTCTCAGCCCTGAAGCTGGAGAAGACGATGATGTTTCTCCTGCTGGTCCTGATCACGATCGTGGCTTCCTTCAACATCGTCAGCACCCTGACGATGATCGTCACGGAGAAACAGAAAGAAATCGCGATCCTCAAGGCGATGGGCGCGTCGAAACGCAGCATTAGGCGTATCTTCATGTTGAACGGGTTGATCATCGGGTTCGTGGGGACCGGCATCGGCATTCCGTTGGGCTACGCGTTTCTCTGGTTGATTCAGACGTTCTGGACGTTCGATCCGAGCGTGTACTACATCTCGACCATTCCGGTGCACGTGCTGGCGGAGGACGTGCTGCTTGTGGCGGGGTCCGCCATCCTGATCAGTTTTTTGGCCACCGTCTATCCGGCCAATCAGGCCGCGAAGCTGGAACCGGTCGCCGCCTTGCGGTATGAATGA
- a CDS encoding ABC transporter ATP-binding protein, protein MIKVTNLHKSFSMGSHDLPVLKGINLEIQRGELVAIVGASGAGKSTLLHIIGTLDKPTGGTVTFDGQDLFRMSDIQQAEFRNRRIGFVFQFHHLLAEFTALENACMPALVQRREPVLVKADATTLLTEVGLGHRLHHKPGELSGGEQQRVAMARALMQNPDLVLADEPTGNLDTHSGDGLFGLMRALNKTRGTTFVIVTHNDKLSSQSDRIIHMQDGQIV, encoded by the coding sequence ATGATCAAAGTCACCAATCTCCATAAGTCCTTCTCGATGGGGTCCCATGACCTGCCCGTCCTCAAGGGGATCAACCTGGAAATCCAGCGCGGCGAACTGGTGGCGATCGTCGGAGCCTCAGGGGCCGGCAAGAGCACGTTGCTCCATATTATCGGGACCCTCGATAAACCGACCGGCGGGACCGTCACGTTCGACGGCCAGGATCTTTTTCGAATGAGTGACATCCAACAAGCGGAGTTCCGGAACAGGCGGATCGGGTTCGTGTTTCAATTTCACCATCTGCTCGCGGAGTTCACCGCCTTGGAAAATGCCTGCATGCCGGCGCTCGTCCAGCGTCGCGAGCCCGTTTTGGTCAAGGCGGACGCGACGACCCTTCTCACGGAAGTCGGATTGGGGCATCGGCTTCATCACAAGCCGGGAGAACTTTCGGGCGGCGAGCAGCAGCGCGTCGCCATGGCCCGCGCGTTGATGCAGAATCCCGACCTGGTCCTGGCCGACGAGCCGACCGGCAACCTCGATACCCACAGCGGAGACGGGCTGTTCGGATTGATGCGCGCCTTGAACAAGACACGCGGCACCACCTTCGTGATCGTGACCCATAACGACAAGCTCTCCTCGCAATCCGACCGCATCATTCACATGCAAGACGGGCAAATCGTCTGA
- the lysS gene encoding lysine--tRNA ligase (class II; LysRS2; catalyzes a two-step reaction, first charging a lysine molecule by linking its carboxyl group to the alpha-phosphate of ATP, followed by transfer of the aminoacyl-adenylate to its tRNA; in Methanosarcina barkeri, LysRS2 charges both tRNA molecules for lysine that exist in this organism and in addition can charge the tRNAPyl with lysine in the presence of LysRS1), giving the protein MDELNEQRQQRIKKLEFLRAAGVAPYGSRFEIKDRAGQLITLHGEKTKEILEQEKVSCTVAGRVVALRRFGKAGFAVLQDGSDRVQVYLKKDLLSEQAYAVVEQLDLGDWIGVTGTLFRTKTNEFTVEVHQLTFLSKALRPLPEKWHGLTDVETRYRQRYVDLIANPQVHQIFSTRSRLIAGIRAFLIERGFLEVETPMMHPVPGGAAAKPFVTHHNALGVDLYLRIAPELYLKRLIVGGFPRVFEINRNFRNEGISTIHNPEFTMLEFYVSYADYQDLILLTEELVSSLAHQILGKTVIPYQGHEIVLTPPWRRWSYHQAILEVNSLDPSVLRDREKALAAATRLNVPVDPKASLFTIVNEIFEETVEPNLQQPTFITDYPIEISPLARRKDTDPSLTDRFELYIAGREIANAFSELNDPLDQRERFEGQAALREAGDEEAHLVDEDFLRALEYGMPPTAGEGIGIDRLVMLFTDQASIRDVVLFPQLRPEKG; this is encoded by the coding sequence ATGGACGAACTGAACGAACAGCGGCAACAGCGGATCAAGAAACTCGAGTTTCTTCGAGCGGCCGGCGTGGCTCCGTACGGCAGTCGGTTCGAAATCAAGGATCGTGCGGGTCAACTCATCACGCTGCACGGCGAGAAGACCAAGGAGATCTTGGAGCAGGAGAAGGTCTCCTGCACAGTCGCGGGACGGGTCGTCGCATTGCGTCGGTTCGGAAAGGCCGGATTTGCCGTACTGCAAGACGGATCCGACCGAGTTCAAGTTTACCTCAAAAAAGACCTGCTCTCCGAACAAGCCTACGCCGTCGTGGAGCAGCTCGATCTCGGCGACTGGATCGGCGTGACGGGAACGTTGTTCCGGACCAAGACGAACGAGTTCACGGTCGAGGTCCATCAGTTGACGTTTCTCAGTAAAGCCCTTCGGCCGCTCCCCGAAAAGTGGCATGGATTGACGGATGTCGAGACCCGATACCGTCAGCGCTATGTCGACCTGATTGCGAATCCGCAGGTCCATCAGATCTTTTCGACCAGGAGCCGTCTCATCGCCGGCATCCGGGCATTTCTCATTGAACGAGGGTTCCTCGAAGTCGAAACCCCGATGATGCATCCCGTTCCCGGAGGCGCTGCGGCCAAGCCCTTCGTCACTCACCATAACGCGCTCGGCGTCGATCTCTATTTGCGGATTGCGCCGGAGTTGTACTTGAAGCGGCTGATCGTCGGCGGATTTCCCCGCGTGTTCGAGATCAACCGTAACTTCAGGAACGAGGGCATCTCGACGATCCACAATCCCGAGTTTACGATGCTGGAGTTCTATGTGTCGTACGCGGATTATCAGGACTTGATCCTGCTCACGGAGGAACTGGTTTCGAGTCTGGCTCATCAAATTTTAGGGAAGACGGTCATTCCGTATCAAGGGCACGAGATCGTCCTCACCCCCCCGTGGCGCCGCTGGTCCTACCACCAAGCCATTCTTGAAGTGAACAGCCTGGATCCGTCGGTCCTTCGCGATCGAGAGAAAGCCTTGGCGGCCGCCACACGGCTCAATGTGCCCGTGGACCCGAAAGCCTCATTGTTCACGATCGTCAATGAAATTTTCGAGGAAACCGTCGAGCCGAATTTGCAGCAACCCACGTTCATCACCGATTACCCGATCGAAATCTCCCCTCTTGCCAGGCGGAAGGATACGGACCCGAGCCTGACCGACCGGTTCGAGCTCTACATCGCCGGCCGCGAAATCGCCAATGCGTTTTCGGAGTTGAACGATCCGTTGGACCAGCGAGAACGATTCGAAGGGCAGGCGGCGCTGCGCGAGGCGGGTGATGAGGAAGCTCATCTCGTCGACGAGGACTTTCTCCGCGCCCTGGAGTACGGCATGCCGCCGACCGCCGGCGAAGGAATCGGGATCGACCGTCTGGTCATGCTGTTTACCGATCAAGCCTCCATCCGCGACGTGGTCCTCTTCCCGCAGCTCCGTCCGGAGAAAGGGTAG